The Bacillus sp. B-jedd sequence TTTTAAATTTTTCGGGAGCCATATCTTTTTCGGAAAACTCAACCTGCAGTTTCACAAGGCCCGCGGTTGTTCCAGCTTCTCCTGCTTTTTCCCTTCTAATAAACACGTCCACGCTCACCTGAAATGCTTCAGCTAGTTTTTCCAAAACCACGATACTTGGATTCTTTTGTATACCTCTTTCCAATAAACTTAAATATGATTTAGAGATGCCAGTGAGCCCGCTTAACTTATTAAGCGACATTCCCCGCTCATCCCGCAACTTCCTAATCCGAATTCCTTCCATATTGTGACCTCCCTTGGTCTGTCGGGAGAAGCAATATTACCCTCCCAGTCCATTTTGCAAAAGATAGATGATCAGCGGTCCCAGCAAAATGATAAAAATTGCCGGGAAGATAAACAGAACCATCGGGAATAGCATTTTTATTGGTGCTTTCATCGCTTTCTCACGCGCAAGCTGGCGCTGGTGCTCCCTGATCCTGTCAGTGAGCGCCTTTAGGACCTTCGACATCCCGATTCCCAGCTGGTCGGCTTGGATCAACGATGTCATGATACTTTGAAAGGCGTCCAGGCTAACCCTTGACCGAAGATTAATAAAAGCGTCCCTTCTTGATTTTCCAAGCCTCATTTCCTCAATTGCCCGGAGAAATTCCTCGGACAATGGCCCTTCCTTGTTTTTGCAAACACGCATAATCGCCGCATCCAGCCCCATCCCCGCTTCGACTGATAAATTCACCATATCGAAAAAATCGGCAAGCGACTTTTGGATTTTTGCCAGACGCTGTTTTTTCCGTGCCCCCAGATAAAAAATTGGATAATAAAAGCCCAATCCACCCAACGCACCTGATAGCATAAACAAGCTCAGCGTTTTGCCGGAAGACTTGCCAAACAGGAGTATGCCCAGGAAAAATAGGATTAGTCCGGCAAGGATCTGCATGAGCCTGAAATCAACTGCTTTCCATTTGAACAGCCCAGCATCAAGAAGTTTTTTTTCGAGCTCACTTTTTGCTTCAACGGAAAGTTTTTCGGAAAGGACGTTCTTCAACTTGCCAGTAAGCCTTGACGCCCTTTCTTCGGCAAAAAATTGCCCCCGGTTCTTATTTTCAACCGGTTTCGTTGCC is a genomic window containing:
- a CDS encoding helix-turn-helix domain-containing protein, whose product is MEGIRIRKLRDERGMSLNKLSGLTGISKSYLSLLERGIQKNPSIVVLEKLAEAFQVSVDVFIRREKAGEAGTTAGLVKLQVEFSEKDMAPEKFKRVKELLEILNEPGAG
- a CDS encoding type II secretion system F family protein yields the protein MLNATLYFMVFLSLTVVYRAFLQFLYRSELTIHSRVENFLELEPRATKPVENKNRGQFFAEERASRLTGKLKNVLSEKLSVEAKSELEKKLLDAGLFKWKAVDFRLMQILAGLILFFLGILLFGKSSGKTLSLFMLSGALGGLGFYYPIFYLGARKKQRLAKIQKSLADFFDMVNLSVEAGMGLDAAIMRVCKNKEGPLSEEFLRAIEEMRLGKSRRDAFINLRSRVSLDAFQSIMTSLIQADQLGIGMSKVLKALTDRIREHQRQLAREKAMKAPIKMLFPMVLFIFPAIFIILLGPLIIYLLQNGLGG